The Halotia branconii CENA392 region GAAAAAGACAAATTAACCGGGACGGAGGAACCAAACCCAGACGAGATCCCTTTTGACTCATCCGCGTCATTAAGTAATTTTTAAAAACATGACTAAACATGATACCTGGGTAAGACTCAAGCCCGGCAGTCTTTACGAGCCAGTATTAGACCTGTTTCCTAATGGCATGATTCCCATGCGTGACCCGTTCCCCCTAGAGCGAGTCATCGTCAATAATAAACAGATTGCATTGTGGATTATAGATTTTGAGCGCCTTGAGCCAAATCAAGCCAACGCTCTAGCTCAACTAATTGCCAGCCGTCGCGGTGCTGATGTCACCGAAGTCATGGAGGAGGCAGTTTTTCAAGGAGGCTTTGCCATGATTAACGGCTGGGTTGAATCTATGGAATGTGACGCTGAAGGTTTCCAGCGTAGCAAAGAGTTTGCTGACTTTTTTGAAACCGCACCACAGCCACCATCTGCTAGGGCTTGGCGAGAATTTTACAACAGCCAACACGACCGCTGGATCGAGGGTGACGAGCAACCGCCACCAATCAACAGTATTGATGACATTGACCCCAGGCTACGCACTCCTGAACTAGAAGAACGTTGGAAAATGCGCCAAATTGAGCAAGCGATCGCGGTTGGGGGATATTCAGTTTTTGATGTTCTCAGCGGTCGGGCAACTGTTGATGTTCTCAATCAAATTGATCCCAAAAATTCATATTCATTAGTGGGTGATGATGACGACTTTGAGGACGATGAATAACGCCTGATGAGCCGGATTGACTCGTCGGTGAAACGTGAGCAGCGCTCACGTCGCGGTCTGAGTCCAAATCAGAGCGTGCGGTACACGCACCAGTGGTTTAGGGCTTTTTAGATGAAGCAAGCTTTTTTGGCTTTTACTCCCTCATAAGCTCGGTTGCTGACTGTGTACCGCTTCCTTCCCTTGTCGCCGCAAGGTGGCACTTGCGGCTTTTGCCTTGAGAGTGAAAGAAGCTACTGGCTTACGGGTGATTCGCAGGCATGGCATCAGGGACATAAAAAACCACCCACGAGGTAAATTGAATGACCAGAATTTTAGGACTTGATATCAGCAAGTCCTCAGTTGTTGCGTGTCTTTTGACAGACAAGCCAGATCAACCAAGACAATTTTATTACGAATGTCCGTTCTATTGCTTAAGTGCCAATAGCCAAGGAATCAAGCAACTTTTGGAACTCAAGCCGGACATTGCATTAATGGAGCCAACAGGCAACAATTACTCAAAATTGTGGGGTACACATTTAGCCCGCGCAGGCGTCGAGGTTCGGTTAGTTGGTCATAGAGAGCTTAGAAATTATCGAGCCAATCACCTGGCATTACCTGATAAAGATGATGATGCCGACTCGTTAGCCCTGGCTTGTTATTACTTCGACTATCACAGTGATCAGCGCCGATTTGTACAAATTCGTGACCAAACTATTGTGAAAATCCGTGAGTTGGTGCTGCGACTCGCACACCTTAACCGAGTGCAAAGCCCTATAATCAACCGTTTGCGTCAGGATTTAGCTTGGCAGTTTCCCGAAGTTGCACAAGTGCGATCATGTCGCGGCAAAGCCGGACTAGTTCCGTTGCTTTGGGGATGGTTAGCCCAAATACGCGACAGTAAACGCTATGACAACCTTTACAAAACAACCGCAGGATTAGGGATTAATGATACTGTGCGTTATCACGCCGAAAGGTTGTGCAACCTGCAACGTGAAGAATTGGCAATTGAAACAGAGTTACAGCAATTGCTGTCTGACGCTAGATTTCAGCCTTATCTCAAAGTTTTCCATAGCTTCGGTTTTGGTGATCGTTTGAGCGCGATCGTTCTCTCCCAAATTTACCCGCTGGCAGGTTTCCTGGATGAAAATGGC contains the following coding sequences:
- a CDS encoding IS110 family transposase encodes the protein MTRILGLDISKSSVVACLLTDKPDQPRQFYYECPFYCLSANSQGIKQLLELKPDIALMEPTGNNYSKLWGTHLARAGVEVRLVGHRELRNYRANHLALPDKDDDADSLALACYYFDYHSDQRRFVQIRDQTIVKIRELVLRLAHLNRVQSPIINRLRQDLAWQFPEVAQVRSCRGKAGLVPLLWGWLAQIRDSKRYDNLYKTTAGLGINDTVRYHAERLCNLQREELAIETELQQLLSDARFQPYLKVFHSFGFGDRLSAIVLSQIYPLAGFLDENGKPEVKIRQGRNSKKPTKRHLSLRRFQKALGVAPSLEASGDSRKVKVVGGSDLCRIALWQWVFTRIEPQRSRLKNDIGQALGEKLDTEKAAGRPVKLVRMKIAAIGTRLLFRELVKVLAEKM